Part of the Hevea brasiliensis isolate MT/VB/25A 57/8 chromosome 16, ASM3005281v1, whole genome shotgun sequence genome is shown below.
ttaaacaagaatacaaagtaaaataatcaatttagccataaaatttaaataattaattaacaagaataaaaataaaataattaaattaacaacaaataaataaataattaataataactaattaataataagGAGGGGagggggaaaaaaaagaaaaaaaataaaaagggactgtTGAAAGAAGGAGCAGAgagggaaaaaaagaaaaaataaaaaataaaaaacaggtGGTTTACGCAGCAGGGAAAGCTGAATAAGTGGAGAGGGAGAAAGCCAAGGAAAAAAAGACGTGAGAGAGAGAGATCGGAGAGAGGAAAGGAGAAGAAGACGTGAGAGAGAGAGATTGgagagaggaaagaagaagacgtgagagagagagagagattggagaggaaagaagaagaagaagaagaagaagaagaagataagagagagagagagagagagagagagagagagagagagggcgtACCTGTTAGTCTTGTTCTGTCTCTGTCGCGAGCGTGAGGTCTAGGAAGAGAGCGGCTCTGCTGTCTTCATGGTGCGGCTCTTTTGTTGGCATCAGATAAGTGGTAGGTTTATTAGTTttgtcattttaaaaaaaaaaaaaaaaaacccttaccGTTGCTTTGATGAGGCGTCTCCTCTCGCTTGCGTCACCTCTCCAAAGCCCAGCCAGGCGTTCCAGTAGAGGTGACAAAGGGGCGCCTCTCCTCGCTTGGCGCCTTGCCTGGGCGCCTCGCTCGCCTTTGATAACACTGGGGTTTAGTACATTAATTAATGTCTTTCAACTATGATTTGTGCCCATATTGGATGTATTATGTGTTTGCATTTGTACTTCATAAGTACTAATatatgaaataaatttattttttattgcatGCTGCTCTTAAGTGGTGTTTAGTACATTAATTAATGTCTTTCAACTATGACTTGTGCCCATGTTGGATGTATTATGTGTTTGCACCTATGTATAGGATACAAACATACTGCAACTAGGAATACTACTGCATGACAATATTATTGGATGCTCTACAGATCACAAGCATGTGATGCACGTATACTTGCGTGAAATTGCCTATACATTTTTGTTGTTGGGAATACGAGCTATATTTATACTGATATTAGCTTCAGTCATAGTGTAATATTGGTGTTTTGTGGAGCAATAGATCAGCAATTTCTTCCATTTGTAAGAGAGTCTATTTTTCTTTGCGGTTAAATTTGAGCAGTTAATGAATTTGAATTGTAGGTTTGTGGTAGTGTTTTAACAATTTAGTTGACTGTTTAATGCACCATTATTGCTCCATTCCCAGATTGGCCTAGCCTATATTTCTGCATCCCACAGGGCCGCAGCCTTGATTCTGTTCACCCTGTACCACCCCTTTGATTGGTATCCTATATGCATAAGAGTGGTCTGATTCTGTTAACCCATGCAACATATCCTTTAAAAAATGAAAACACTTGATCTGGATGACATAGACTAATCGGTCTAGCAAGAACTCATAGCATCACCTCTGAGAAAATACTATACTATATCTTCCTGTATAAAACACACTAAGATAAAGTTTTGCGAAAATTTGTCATCAAGTCAAAGTAAAGTCAAACATGACATCGTGTTACAAATTATTTTGCAGAATGGAATAAGAACCAAAATTTGTCTTGAAGTGTCTCCTGTCAGTACTTATTCATCTTTTAGCATTTACTTCTTGAGatatatgaaattttttttataagtgtTGTTTATTTTTAGGTGAGTTACATGAGTGTCCATGTTTCTGTAAGACGTGGAATCGTGGAAGACTAGCAACTAACAATAAACTCCTGCAGGTTTTCTATATCTCCCCTTTCTTCTGATCGTTCTTCTTCATCTGCTCGGTAATTAACCttgcattaatatggttcatttgtgCTTTTCTGCTTATGTCTGAACGTGCTAACTTACTGTAATTTGGGTGTCTTATGCAGGGGTTCACCTTCTCAGAACAGCAGGTCATTTTCAAATTCAAGAAGTTATTCAGGGTATGTCATATGTGCTTCAGCagtgatttatttatttaaatccaAGAAGTTATTGTTGCTATTCATTTCTGTTTGCTAGCAGTTTTATTTATTAACTTATTTATTTTGATTGTAGTACTGGGGTTGTGTGTGCATTCTTGTGAGCATGTACCAAATTTTTTAAACATCACATTCAATAAGAGATTGCAGGAATAACATGGATGTTTGTTAATTATCTGTTTCTTTCTTTATCTTTTAAATTGTAGCATCTTATACGGTTTATAAATATTTTAGCGACCGGCACAAGTCCAGGAATCTGTCTAGATCACCAGAAGCACAAAGGAAATCTGTTTCTTTGGATATTGTCTACCGCTCTCCAGGAAAAAGGTCTATTACACCTCATTGGAGGTATTCATCTCGGGTCTCCCTTTCACCTTCAAGAAGGAGATCATTGTATTCTAGGCAAAGATCAAGATCATCTTCACGCTGCAGATTGCCTTCTCCAGGAGGACGTAGATTGCACTCTCCATTTCGACGTAGATCACCCTCACCAATTCGTCGTCGTCGATCGCCCTCATCTATTCGGGGTCGCGGATCACCCTCACCCATTTGGCGTCGTCGATCGTCCTCATCTATTCGGGGTCGCGGATCACCCTCACCCATTCGTCGTCATAGATCACCCTCACCCACTCGACGCCGTAGATCTCCTTCACCTCTTGGGTGCCGAAGATCACCGTTGCGCTTTCGACGGAGATCACCCTCTCCTGTGCGGCGTAGATTACCCTCGCCTGTGCAGCATAGATCACCCCCACCTCCTCGGCGTAGATCGCGTCCCATACGACGTAGATCACCCTCTCCCTATTGCTCTAGGTATCGGAGATCTCCATCAACTCCTTATCGTCGGTCTCCATATCCAAGACATAGGTCATCTATTCCCGCCTGTAGGAGATCACCAATTCCTACCCGTCGAAGGTCTCCTTCACCTTATGGATCAATTTCTCCTCCTGTCCAGTATAGGTCTCCTTTACCTGTAAGGAATTCTTCAAAGGAACGTAGGAGGTCACCTGTGCGATCTGTTGGGGAAAGAGTTAGGTACGTTCATAACCCTGGTGGGCACTTTCTCTTACCCGATTTTATTTTCATTAGCGACCTGTTACATTGACCATATTGTGCAAATTCATGTTGCAGTGTGCGGGAAAAATTATCCCCTGTGCTGCGTCGATCCATTAGTTCTTTGAGGTCACCGCCAAGAAATTCAAAGAATCAGAAGGATTTGCATGATAAATCACCATCTTTGTCGCCTTCACCAGAGATGTCTTCAGTTCGGTCAGATTCTCCACCACCTACTAGGAATAGGATTTCTAGTGAGGACAGAAGGTACTTATAATTTCTTGCAATGCCTTAGCATTCTATAAAAATATTCTATCTTAATGATTTTTAAATATTGTATACACGTACTCACATGTTTTTGGCTGCTGTTCAAGGTCAACTCATCCATATGTGAGCCTTGCGAGGcaaagaaaagggagaagaaataggTAAGATAAGAAGGTGATTAATAGTTCGCTCAATACTTTGACCCCGacattttttatgaatttttgatAATTTGCTGGATAtgtatcttttatttatttatgtgtgTGAATGTGCTTTGGCTGCCATTATAGGTCTTCTAGTTCATCTAGGAGCCCTGTGAGGCAAAGAAGGGGGCAAATTACATATGATAACAGCTTAAGCCCTCCACAGAAGCCAAAAGAGCAGAAACCTTATCAAGAAAGTCCATCTAGCAAAGAGGATGAAGATACTGAT
Proteins encoded:
- the LOC110663452 gene encoding uncharacterized protein LOC110663452 isoform X5, whose protein sequence is MEKNTGKFMKELWTLLLSAQKNESGVPQQFLDAKEEETRKKQAEVDRITNEIQKKKEKEGEEFEQERSKKMDGGAETKANVAGLEPASKHMAKGSSGDPEDDKGTDNRNVGTGRNRFSISPLSSDRSSSSARGSPSQNSRSFSNSRSYSGDRHKSRNLSRSPEAQRKSVSLDIVYRSPGKRSITPHWRYSSRVSLSPSRRRSLYSRQRSRSSSRCRLPSPGGRRLHSPFRRRSPSPIRRRRSPSSIRGRGSPSPIWRRRSSSSIRGRGSPSPIRRHRSPSPTRRRRSPSPLGCRRSPLRFRRRSPSPVRRRLPSPVQHRSPPPPRRRSRPIRRRSPSPYCSRYRRSPSTPYRRSPYPRHRSSIPACRRSPIPTRRRSPSPYGSISPPVQYRSPLPVRNSSKERRRSPVRSVGERVSVREKLSPVLRRSISSLRSPPRNSKNQKDLHDKSPSLSPSPEMSSVRSDSPPPTRNRISSEDRRSTHPYVSLARQRKGRRNRSSSSSRSPVRQRRGQITYDNSLSPPQKPKEQKPYQESPSSKEDEDTDHARDYKSRSSQKCSMLSSITSKQKDSPVEIHLKDEHSSERVAGHRLTKSQSRLDIAESRKKDKEIKIEKCSRKGAYPETPEGQKSPTAYEDHLLGKRQMPFVGEGKNSDERNHSNSNKVKDSDRQRKSETTQISVEKADHSNGGVGAFDSGSEESDQRRTENKERRKHKRSYREEMASDDNYSYDSEYEERKEAKRRSKEEKKLRKEEKYRRREERRRRRKKHRAEKLKLKDLNDVNSSDDELAGRRDPSDGEDTHSEQKKLETELRKKALESLKAKKGISH
- the LOC110663452 gene encoding uncharacterized protein LOC110663452 isoform X6, translated to MKFRKRKRRRVKNLSRRDQRRWMVGLKQRPMLLVWSQPQSIWQRVLVVILRMIKELTIGMLGQEETGFLYLPFLLIVLLHLLGVHLLRTAGHFQIQEVIQASYTVYKYFSDRHKSRNLSRSPEAQRKSVSLDIVYRSPGKRSITPHWRYSSRVSLSPSRRRSLYSRQRSRSSSRCRLPSPGGRRLHSPFRRRSPSPIRRRRSPSSIRGRGSPSPIWRRRSSSSIRGRGSPSPIRRHRSPSPTRRRRSPSPLGCRRSPLRFRRRSPSPVRRRLPSPVQHRSPPPPRRRSRPIRRRSPSPYCSRYRRSPSTPYRRSPYPRHRSSIPACRRSPIPTRRRSPSPYGSISPPVQYRSPLPVRNSSKERRRSPVRSVGERVSVREKLSPVLRRSISSLRSPPRNSKNQKDLHDKSPSLSPSPEMSSVRSDSPPPTRNRISSEDRRSTHPYVSLARQRKGRRNRSSSSSRSPVRQRRGQITYDNSLSPPQKPKEQKPYQESPSSKEDEDTDHARDYKSRSSQKCSMLSSITSKQKDSPVEIHLKDEHSSERVAGHRLTKSQSRLDIAESRKKDKEIKIEKCSRKGAYPETPEGQKSPTAYEDHLLGKRQMPFVGEGKNSDERNHSNSNKVKDSDRQRKSETTQISVEKADHSNGGVGAFDSGSEESDQRRTENKERRKHKRSYREEMASDDNYSYDSEYEERKEAKRRSKEEKKLRKEEKYRRREERRRRRKKHRAEKLKLKDLNDVNSSDDELAGRRDPSDGEDTHSEQKKLETELRKKALESLKAKKGISH
- the LOC110663452 gene encoding uncharacterized protein LOC110663452 isoform X7, which encodes MKFRKRKRRRVKNLSRRDQRRWMVGLKQRPMLLVWSQPQSIWQRVLVVILRMIKELTIGMLGQEETGFLYLPFLLIVLLHLLGVHLLRTAASYTVYKYFSDRHKSRNLSRSPEAQRKSVSLDIVYRSPGKRSITPHWRYSSRVSLSPSRRRSLYSRQRSRSSSRCRLPSPGGRRLHSPFRRRSPSPIRRRRSPSSIRGRGSPSPIWRRRSSSSIRGRGSPSPIRRHRSPSPTRRRRSPSPLGCRRSPLRFRRRSPSPVRRRLPSPVQHRSPPPPRRRSRPIRRRSPSPYCSRYRRSPSTPYRRSPYPRHRSSIPACRRSPIPTRRRSPSPYGSISPPVQYRSPLPVRNSSKERRRSPVRSVGERVSVREKLSPVLRRSISSLRSPPRNSKNQKDLHDKSPSLSPSPEMSSVRSDSPPPTRNRISSEDRRSTHPYVSLARQRKGRRNRSSSSSRSPVRQRRGQITYDNSLSPPQKPKEQKPYQESPSSKEDEDTDHARDYKSRSSQKCSMLSSITSKQKDSPVEIHLKDEHSSERVAGHRLTKSQSRLDIAESRKKDKEIKIEKCSRKGAYPETPEGQKSPTAYEDHLLGKRQMPFVGEGKNSDERNHSNSNKVKDSDRQRKSETTQISVEKADHSNGGVGAFDSGSEESDQRRTENKERRKHKRSYREEMASDDNYSYDSEYEERKEAKRRSKEEKKLRKEEKYRRREERRRRRKKHRAEKLKLKDLNDVNSSDDELAGRRDPSDGEDTHSEQKKLETELRKKALESLKAKKGISH
- the LOC110663452 gene encoding uncharacterized protein LOC110663452 isoform X8, giving the protein MAKGSSGDPEDDKGTDNRNVGTGRNRFSISPLSSDRSSSSARGSPSQNSRSFSNSRSYSGDRHKSRNLSRSPEAQRKSVSLDIVYRSPGKRSITPHWRYSSRVSLSPSRRRSLYSRQRSRSSSRCRLPSPGGRRLHSPFRRRSPSPIRRRRSPSSIRGRGSPSPIWRRRSSSSIRGRGSPSPIRRHRSPSPTRRRRSPSPLGCRRSPLRFRRRSPSPVRRRLPSPVQHRSPPPPRRRSRPIRRRSPSPYCSRYRRSPSTPYRRSPYPRHRSSIPACRRSPIPTRRRSPSPYGSISPPVQYRSPLPVRNSSKERRRSPVRSVGERVSVREKLSPVLRRSISSLRSPPRNSKNQKDLHDKSPSLSPSPEMSSVRSDSPPPTRNRISSEDRRSTHPYVSLARQRKGRRNRSSSSSRSPVRQRRGQITYDNSLSPPQKPKEQKPYQESPSSKEDEDTDHARDYKSRSSQKCSMLSSITSKQKDSPVEIHLKDEHSSERVAGHRLTKSQSRLDIAESRKKDKEIKIEKCSRKGAYPETPEGQKSPTAYEDHLLGKRQMPFVGEGKNSDERNHSNSNKVKDSDRQRKSETTQISVEKADHSNGGVGAFDSGSEESDQRRTENKERRKHKRSYREEMASDDNYSYDSEYEERKEAKRRSKEEKKLRKEEKYRRREERRRRRKKHRAEKLKLKDLNDVNSSDDELAGRRDPSDGEDTHSEQKKLETELRKKALESLKAKKGISH